TTCTTGATTGGTCAACAAGACTGAGCATCGCCATTGGATCAGCTGAAGGTTTATCGTAAGTTATATAAAAGCTAATTAATAGTTAATTTGCTCCACAAAATCCGTTATTAAATATAAAAGTAAACCCTTGATTGTGTCACCTTATTCTGGGTGTTCCTTAAGTAAACCCTCGATTGTGTCACCTTATTATGTATGTTCCTATCTTTGCTAAATGAATCATTCAGATAAGTACTCCTCCAAAATTCAAAAGTGGGGAAATGAGCTCATCCCCAAGGGGGGTAATCAAGTATTATATATCCTTCTTAATTAATATACAAATATAGGTGTGAAAGATGCTTTTGCCTACCTAAGCTTTAATTCATTGATAATAAGATATAGCTAGATAACATTTCTATGAGCTTcaaattgttttgaattatgattAGATTCATTGGAAGTCTGTTAACATCCTTAAAAAAGGACGTCAAGATCTAATTGTCATCAATTAAACTTGATGGTTGGATTCTAATTTTGGTCCATCCACTTTAGTAGGTACGGGATCATTGAGTTATGAACACATAGATTGCTATTGTAGGGATACTAACGTATTCATGTGTATGTTCATAACTTAGGAATACAAATTAagtttaataataattaaatctTATACATCGATGATAATCTAATTATTTCGTAATTCATATGAAATACTTTTCTGTATGATTTAGCATTGTTCAATTTTCTTCGTCGTTTGCATTGTTAAGGTACCTGCACCATGAGGCCAATCCTCATATAATTCACAGGGACATAAAGGCCAGTAATGTGCTTCTAGATTCTGAATTCGAAGCAAAAGTTGCTGATTTCGGATTTGCAAAGCTGATTCCGGACGGTGTAACTCATCTGACCACTAGGGTAAAGGGAACTCTTGGATATCTAGCTCCTGAATATGCCATGTGGGGGAAGGTTTCTGAGAGTTGTGATGTTTATAGCTTTGGGATTTTGCTCCTAGAAATAATTAGTGGAAAAAAGCCGATAGAAAAGCTACCAGGAGGAGTGAAACGTGATATTGTTCAATGGGTCACCCCTTATGTCCAAAAGGGTGCATTTAATCAAATTGCTGATCCAAGGTTGAAGGGCAAGTTTGATAAAGTACAAGTGAAATCGACGGTCCTGATTGCTATGAAATGCACCGATAATAGCCCCGACAATCGTCCCCCCATGATAGAGGTGGTGGATTGGCTTAAGGGAGGTataggaagaaggaaaaaggagATCACAAAAGTGGAGGACACTGAGGATGATGAAG
This region of Malus domestica chromosome 07, GDT2T_hap1 genomic DNA includes:
- the LOC103439686 gene encoding PTI1-like tyrosine-protein kinase At3g15890 isoform X2, which gives rise to MPLNCFCCATEEDREPAETRVHKNRDYPWEVYSLKELLHATNSFHHDNKIGEGGFGSVYWGRTSKGVEIAVKRLKTMSPKAEMEFAVEVEILGRVRHRNLLGLRGFYAGGDERLIVYDFMPNHSLITHLHGQLAADCLLDWSTRLSIAIGSAEGLSYLHHEANPHIIHRDIKASNVLLDSEFEAKVADFGFAKLIPDGVTHLTTRVKGTLGYLAPEYAMWGKVSESCDVYSFGILLLEIISGKKPIEKLPGGVKRDIVQWVTPYVQKGAFNQIADPRLKGKFDKVQVKSTVLIAMKCTDNSPDNRPPMIEVVDWLKGGIGRRKKEITKVEDTEDDEGSEGYDESQP
- the LOC103439686 gene encoding PTI1-like tyrosine-protein kinase At3g15890 isoform X1 — protein: MPLNCFCCATEEDREPAETSRVHKNRDYPWEVYSLKELLHATNSFHHDNKIGEGGFGSVYWGRTSKGVEIAVKRLKTMSPKAEMEFAVEVEILGRVRHRNLLGLRGFYAGGDERLIVYDFMPNHSLITHLHGQLAADCLLDWSTRLSIAIGSAEGLSYLHHEANPHIIHRDIKASNVLLDSEFEAKVADFGFAKLIPDGVTHLTTRVKGTLGYLAPEYAMWGKVSESCDVYSFGILLLEIISGKKPIEKLPGGVKRDIVQWVTPYVQKGAFNQIADPRLKGKFDKVQVKSTVLIAMKCTDNSPDNRPPMIEVVDWLKGGIGRRKKEITKVEDTEDDEGSEGYDESQP